In Biomphalaria glabrata chromosome 8, xgBioGlab47.1, whole genome shotgun sequence, the genomic window attcaatatgaaaaacgccaatcctacgggcgataaataaaaacggcattatgcatcagccTTAATTGTGTCACCTGgagaaagaagcttctcgcgcctcaaactaatgaagaattacttgaggtcaacaattctcaaagatagattgaaacatttggtaattcttgttattgagcgtgatcttAGGAagcagaattattatgatatactctatGACTTTGCAAcacgcaaggttcgtaaagtagttaagaatggataaaatgcatagacgaatttactttctgatacaaactcttaaatttcacttattatcagtATCCCTATCCAAAATTGGCCCCGCGAAACccgtttcgcataggacccCACAGTGGTTAAGTCCAGCTCtgctatttacatttatatatatatatacatagtagattacttaatcTCTTTCCGTGACTTCTTGGtgacaatggttaagtccggcgatgctattttgtgtttgtaaaatgttttacaatgtttcggatgttccttcagagttgaagatagtttacttcctagtccaaacctcccacaggatgaagggggatgggagcggacagggtttgataaatttaaacgaaAGTCTAGCGGGCAGCAGTCATCCGTAGAGTGAACACTACTCTTGCTTTCTCATGGACTATCcgaagaaataagagagtgatcttttctttacttcttgttttaacttttgagggaagaagagaattatatatatagatgttcTAAATAATTGTCACATATTTGCCTTTATAGGGATTACTATATCACACTTTCCTAAGTTATATCTAGTCATGTCAAACAACtggattgaaaagaaaaatgatattACATCTAGTTATACATATACACAAGGAGGCgggggctgagtggtaaagtgctttgcTTCTGAAACAGTgtccggggtttgaatcctggtattttaaatttgttttttttttcggatgcctctgagtccacccagctctactgggtacctgacattcgttggggaaaagtaaaggcagttggtcgttgtgctggacacgacaccctcgttaaccctaggctacagaaacagatgacctttagatcatctgtcctatagaccacaaggtctgactgaaaggggaacatatGCAGCACACGTTGTACACAACAAATTGAAGCTTCAGAGGGGGAAGAGGTAAAGTGGTTCTGAAATTAGCTGCAGGATTGTTCAGTCACTTGTTACTGTGGATACTGGGAGTCACTTTCTTTTGAAGTTTATCTTTCACAAAACATATATTGTATACAAAAGTATAATCATACTCATACACTGAAAATATggagaaaaatattttgaacttttattacaatttaataacaaattaacataaacagaataaattaaaactattttttggAATATATTCTTGACATTTCCCTGGCAAACCTTGGCAGTGGGAATCCCATAACATTAAAATTATCTCCATGTATTTTATTAACTAATGTTCCACCAAGAGCTTGGATACCATAGCCACCAGCTTTGTCCCtaagaaagaacaaaaatgaaccattaattagtttaaataaaATGGAGCAGATAGAGCTATTTTAATCATTTCTGTAGACTTACTATAGCAGTGGAACAATTTGTCAAACAGCTTTTGGTAATATAGTTTTAGGAGGAGGacaaacaatttataaaataatgcaCTGCAAAAATGTGTGTGGATGCATTGTTGATGTGTCTTGGAAAAGAGGGAGGACCATTTTGTAGGTGGAAAAGTTTGAACTGAAAGCCTATTCAATGTCAATGAGATTCATTCTAGGTAAAATAACAAAAGGGAAGCTGCATTGAGTCCAGATAAATTTGTATTGCTTTATATTTAAGACTGACTTTAAAACACTTCTTTGTGTAACCTGATGACCAGCAAATCCAACAAGACTACATCAGAAGTCAAcatatcctcttttttttttcctacaaagtctgtgaatggttaTTTTGAGAAATCTGTTCTAAATGTGTTTCAGTTCTTGTGTGATGTAGTttttgactgacttgtttgtTCCATTctcacaatttttgtttataaaggatTGAATACAATCTtagcagttgttgtttttgttgaaaGCATTAGTTTACTAACTCCAGATCTATATGTTATACATTTATCAGTAGCTGTACAAGTATCTTCAATGCAATGTTAGCATGTATAGCTTATATAGGTGTTGATCAGTAGTACTAAGTATGTATAACTTACATAAGTTCCCCAGTATCACTATACGTACTTACATAGGTTCACCAGTAGCAATGTAAGCATCTATAACTTCTGAACTCATCTCACACATAAAGACTTCAGTTTGTTCTACAAAACTTGCACAGCGGAACTTTGAGTCTACTACTGGGCAGCCATCTTTTAAAACTGTTCAAACAAACATCATTAgggatgaaaataaaaaaataaaaacgccAGTAAATAATTCACATCTTCAAAGTAAAAATCAaatcctgccccccccccccaataaataaaaatcaataaaaagggCTTGGAATATTAATATTACTTTGctagaattagtttttaattGACTATTAACTGACAGCTTCAAAGGTTCTAGGGTTAAGGTTAAAAGAATGAGATTTACTGAAGACCctcatgttgttttgtttagacTTCAGCATATCATTTGAACCTAAATGAAAAAACTTGTTTtccttgaatgaaataaaatgatgttTCTCAAAATTTCTGCAATGCAGTAAGCCAGATATAAGCCTAAAAACAATTTGATTTTTAAGCTGAGTTCTCAACAATAGTAATAATGTTGACATTCAATTTCAGCAACTATTGCAAACTAAATTatatgaataataaaataaggTCAATTTGACAATTAAccaataataaaagtaaaagagTACATTGTTTTGAAATATCTAAGGACTTTTTGTGTAATTGTGAAGTTTAATTtgttcagaaagagaagaaaattgGAGAACTCACCATCTGAACTGGCTGGTACAAACAAGGTCAGCCCAGAGAATACAGAATGAGACCTTCCACTCAACCTGTTTAGagcatacatttatttttttgtaatgtttgaaaaacatttttttttaaattctagtcaaaaactttttttatttttgtttacccaCTATCAAtccataaataattattttttctaaaatcCAAATATACATAGTCATTA contains:
- the LOC106067357 gene encoding probable bifunctional dTTP/UTP pyrophosphatase/methyltransferase protein isoform X2, which gives rise to MLQPFLYILNAQRNILASGSPRRKEILENVGLKFEVIPSTFEENLDKSQFTPQEYVVETAKLKTSEVAERLSQTGPLPDLIIGCDTVVYQNNQIIEKPRDKADAVRILTKLSGRSHSVFSGLTLFVPASSDVLKDGCPVVDSKFRCASFVEQTEVFMCEMSSEVIDAYIATGEPMDKAGGYGIQALGGTLVNKIHGDNFNVMGFPLPRFAREMSRIYSKK